Genomic DNA from Klebsiella variicola:
GTAGTAACTAAATTGAGATGCCCATCTCTGACCAAATAGACATGTCCGCGCTACCGTCTCGCTACAGCGATCGCTGCTTTCAAAGGATGAGACTCATGACGGCATACGGAACGGAAATTTTCTCAATGAGCGATGTGAACAGACTCACTATCGAAGTCTCCATACTTCGATAGACCGTTTATGTTCTTTCCGCGAGACCTAATCGAAAGCCCTCCTGGTACCTTTAAATTAACAGTTAACGATAAATAAAGGACAGCTTCCCTGTCCTTTATTCTTTTTTATTCAGTTTTGCTTTCGCGCGATCGCAATACCTCGCCGACCACCGGGGCGGCGGTAAACGCGTTTGGCCATCCCGCGTAGAACGCCGCCTGGGCGACTACTTCTCCGGCCTCTTCAGCCGAAAGCCCATTATCCATGGCTCTGTTCAGGTGGTAGCCAATCTGCGCGCTCTGTCCGGCGGCGATTAACGCGCTGACCGTCACCAGACTTCTGTCGCGGGGCGTAAGCGCGGGCCGTTGCCAGAGGTCGAGAAACAGCGGGTCGGCGGTAAATTTAACCAGGCCAGGCGAAATGGGGCCGACATTTTTTTCCACGGTGTCTGCACGCTGTTTCTCTACCTGTTCATTGAGTGGCAGCAGCGTTGGCGAGGCGGCGGGCAGGGCCTCTGCCGTGATGCCGCGGGCTGCAAAGATCGCTTTGGTCACGCTGACGGCTGACATTGCATTGGGCCAACCTGAGTAGAACGCCAGATGGGTAATGATCTCTGATACTTCCGCTGGCGTCACGCCGCTATCGAGCGCAACGGCAATATAGTGCTTCAGCTCGCCTGGCTGGTTGCGGGCAATCAGCATGGCTACGGTCACGATGCTACGGTCCCTGGGCGAGAGGGCTTCGCGTGTCCACAGATCTTCAGTAATTGCTTCTCGACCAAAGCGTGCCAGCGCCGGTGAGACCGCGTGAATATCAGCGTCCACAAGGGTGGAGGGGGTAATTTTCATCATAGCTTCATCTCTTTGTTCGTTGGCATAAGTAAAATCAGACAGCACAAGCGACAAGGCTGCCGCGGCAATCACGTTTTTCATGTTTTATTCTCCCTGCTGAACAGGACAGAGGGTTACCGCGTCCACACCTGATGATGGTCTTTGGCTTGCGGCGTGTTTTGCGCCATCACGCCTGTGAGAACGTGCGGCTGGTAGGCCTCTTCCAGATAGCGGATCTCCTCAGAACTGAGCCGCAGGTTCACGGCGCTGACCGCACCGTCAACATGGTGCTTTTGCGTGGCGCCGACCACCGGGGCGGTGACTTTAGTCAGCAGCCAGGCCAGCGAGATTTCGGTCATGGAGACCTGATGCCGTTCGGCAAGTTCGGCGACGCGCGCAATAATGATCCGATCCTGCTCTGCCGTGCCGTCGTATTTCCCCCGGGCATAATCATCTTCCACCGCTCGCCGCGTGTAGCCTTCTAAACGCGAGAGACGGCCGCTGGCCAGCGCGCTATAGGGGGTCATGGCGATATTATCTTCTGCGCACAGCCCGAAGAGTTCTCGTTCGTCTTCACGCATAATCAGGTTGTAATGGCTTTGCATGGAGACAAAGGGCGTCAGCCCTTCGCGTTCAGCAAGGGCGTTCGCCTTCGCCAGCTGCCAGGCATAGCAATTGGAAATGCC
This window encodes:
- a CDS encoding carboxymuconolactone decarboxylase family protein, coding for MKNVIAAAALSLVLSDFTYANEQRDEAMMKITPSTLVDADIHAVSPALARFGREAITEDLWTREALSPRDRSIVTVAMLIARNQPGELKHYIAVALDSGVTPAEVSEIITHLAFYSGWPNAMSAVSVTKAIFAARGITAEALPAASPTLLPLNEQVEKQRADTVEKNVGPISPGLVKFTADPLFLDLWQRPALTPRDRSLVTVSALIAAGQSAQIGYHLNRAMDNGLSAEEAGEVVAQAAFYAGWPNAFTAAPVVGEVLRSRESKTE
- a CDS encoding aldo/keto reductase; protein product: MQYTRLGKSDLLVSRICMGCMGFGDPLTGQHRWTLDETASRDIIRYGLEKGINFYDTAIAYQNGSSERYVGRALREMAKREEVVLATKFLPRTAAQIAEGISGKEAIARSLDQSLRNLGMDYIDLYIYHIWDHNTPVIDVLEALHTAVTAGKVRAIGISNCYAWQLAKANALAEREGLTPFVSMQSHYNLIMREDERELFGLCAEDNIAMTPYSALASGRLSRLEGYTRRAVEDDYARGKYDGTAEQDRIIIARVAELAERHQVSMTEISLAWLLTKVTAPVVGATQKHHVDGAVSAVNLRLSSEEIRYLEEAYQPHVLTGVMAQNTPQAKDHHQVWTR